One window from the genome of Candidatus Dependentiae bacterium encodes:
- a CDS encoding serine--tRNA ligase, whose product MIDLSLLRENCETIRSLILKKDPKFDISRLIILDEQVREMRSAVENLRKDRNEISKSASGGLSEELRNRSIEVGKELKIKEKLLEELEEEFKKLALTCPNILMEEVQEGGKENNKAVKTFSKKPSFDFEPKNHVELNKTLDWFDFDAATKIAGGNFVLYKKEAVKLIYALTQLMLKNNAKHGFEPVIPPYLATTKSLTNSSNLPKFAEDVYSVPADDLYLIPTAEVSLTNIHADSILNVEQLPLRYTAWTGCFRREAGGYGSLERGLIRIHQFEKVELYSIVHPQNSAAELDYMVECAENILQQLGLHYQVSLLAAQDCSFASAKTYDIEVWLPGQQKYYEVSSASNCTDFQARRAGIRFRESATAKPQLAHTLNTSSLALPRLMVALMETYQQEDGTIKFPKILQEMMDNLW is encoded by the coding sequence ATGATTGATTTATCGCTGCTACGTGAAAACTGTGAAACAATTCGTAGTTTAATTTTGAAAAAAGATCCAAAATTTGATATTTCGCGTCTTATTATTCTTGATGAGCAAGTTCGGGAAATGCGATCTGCTGTAGAAAATTTACGAAAAGATAGAAATGAAATATCCAAATCTGCTAGTGGTGGTTTATCCGAAGAGTTACGCAATCGATCGATTGAAGTTGGTAAAGAATTAAAAATCAAAGAAAAATTGCTTGAAGAACTTGAAGAGGAGTTCAAAAAGCTTGCATTAACGTGCCCTAATATTTTGATGGAAGAAGTGCAAGAAGGTGGCAAAGAAAATAATAAAGCTGTAAAAACTTTTTCGAAAAAACCAAGCTTTGATTTTGAACCCAAAAATCATGTCGAATTAAATAAAACTTTAGATTGGTTTGATTTTGACGCTGCGACCAAAATCGCAGGCGGTAATTTTGTACTTTATAAAAAAGAAGCTGTAAAACTTATTTATGCCCTTACTCAATTGATGTTAAAAAATAATGCAAAACATGGTTTTGAGCCGGTTATTCCTCCTTATCTTGCAACTACAAAATCTCTAACAAATTCAAGCAATTTACCAAAATTTGCAGAAGATGTTTATAGTGTTCCCGCAGATGATCTTTATTTGATTCCAACAGCAGAAGTTAGTTTAACAAATATTCATGCAGATTCTATTCTAAATGTAGAACAACTTCCTTTGCGCTACACAGCTTGGACCGGATGCTTTAGAAGAGAAGCTGGTGGTTATGGGTCGCTTGAGCGCGGTTTAATTCGAATTCATCAGTTTGAAAAAGTTGAGCTTTATTCAATTGTACATCCGCAAAATTCTGCAGCAGAGCTTGATTATATGGTTGAATGTGCAGAAAATATTTTGCAGCAACTTGGGCTACATTATCAAGTATCACTTCTTGCAGCGCAAGATTGTTCTTTTGCTTCTGCAAAAACATATGACATTGAAGTTTGGCTCCCAGGACAGCAAAAATATTATGAAGTTTCTTCGGCAAGTAATTGTACAGATTTTCAAGCAAGACGGGCAGGTATCAGATTTAGAGAATCAGCAACCGCAAAACCGCAACTTGCGCATACTTTGAACACTTCATCGCTTGCGCTTCCAAGATTGATGGTTGCGCTTATGGAAACTTATCAGCAAGAAGATGGAACCATCAAATTCCCTAAGATTTTGCAAGAAATGATGGACAATTTGTGGTAA
- the secD gene encoding protein translocase subunit SecD, with the protein MSGNAKKMIIAKNLMWLALFGVGSWYLFPKLFKSDAPNKLEMSRLKLGIDLQGGTYITLGVDINKAVENRLLSEGKYIENSFKNKNLGTLPVKQEIKDSNLVFTFPDESAAAAFYNYLKKEALSLKTSQSGNLVYSSLNPAEDAKIRNDSVDQAVHIIDNRLNSLGVEGIVVMRHGANQVVVQIPGVDDPQRVKDLITRRAHLEFKIVQQEASSKEEILDKFDGELPVDKTLVAEVSKETGEEGEVASRWYLVSAFPDLTGDHIIDARVKPGEYGEPEVAFKFDRSGGKIFKEVTGNNVGKRLAIIIDGVVQTAPGIQTAIGSDGRITGRYTYETANDLAIVLRTGSFQAPVTYQEERRIGPSLGQDSINKGLWSTLLGLFLVFLFSVFYYKVAGLLASLTLVVNLFLVLLFLSYFKATLTLPGIAGLALTIGMAIDVSVLIFEKIKEEMREGTSFRKAVSDGFSGTLAVILDSNITSFLTGLVLFYYGGPSIRGFAVVLMVGIVATLLAGIFFMRSVFELILDVFNFKKISV; encoded by the coding sequence ATGAGTGGTAATGCGAAAAAAATGATTATAGCTAAAAATTTAATGTGGCTTGCATTGTTTGGTGTTGGTTCTTGGTATTTGTTTCCAAAATTATTTAAATCTGATGCGCCAAACAAGCTTGAAATGTCCAGATTAAAACTTGGAATTGATTTGCAAGGTGGAACTTACATCACTTTGGGAGTTGATATCAACAAAGCCGTAGAAAATCGATTGCTTTCTGAAGGCAAATATATTGAAAATTCCTTTAAAAATAAAAATCTAGGCACTCTTCCCGTAAAACAAGAAATCAAAGATTCAAATTTGGTTTTTACTTTTCCAGATGAATCTGCAGCCGCAGCTTTTTACAACTATCTTAAAAAAGAAGCTTTATCTCTAAAAACTTCACAAAGCGGCAATTTAGTTTATTCATCATTAAATCCAGCTGAAGATGCAAAAATTAGAAATGATTCTGTAGATCAAGCTGTTCATATAATTGATAATCGATTAAACAGTTTGGGAGTTGAAGGAATTGTTGTTATGCGTCATGGCGCAAATCAAGTAGTTGTACAAATTCCTGGAGTTGATGATCCTCAAAGAGTTAAAGATCTTATTACTCGTAGAGCGCATCTAGAATTCAAAATAGTTCAACAAGAAGCTTCTTCAAAAGAAGAAATTTTAGACAAATTTGATGGTGAGCTTCCTGTTGATAAAACTTTAGTTGCTGAAGTTTCAAAAGAAACAGGTGAAGAAGGCGAAGTTGCTTCAAGATGGTATCTTGTATCAGCGTTTCCTGATTTAACAGGTGATCATATTATTGACGCAAGAGTCAAGCCTGGTGAATATGGTGAACCTGAAGTAGCATTTAAATTTGATAGATCTGGCGGAAAAATATTCAAGGAAGTTACCGGAAATAATGTTGGTAAAAGACTTGCAATTATTATTGACGGAGTTGTTCAAACAGCACCAGGTATTCAAACGGCAATTGGATCTGATGGTAGAATAACTGGTCGATATACATATGAAACAGCAAATGATTTGGCAATTGTGCTTAGAACCGGTTCTTTCCAAGCTCCTGTAACATATCAAGAAGAACGTCGAATTGGACCTTCTCTTGGACAAGATTCGATTAATAAAGGTTTGTGGTCAACGTTACTTGGTTTATTTTTAGTTTTCTTATTCAGTGTTTTTTATTATAAAGTTGCTGGTTTACTTGCATCACTTACTCTTGTGGTTAACCTATTTCTTGTATTGTTATTTTTGTCATATTTCAAAGCGACATTAACTCTTCCTGGTATTGCAGGTTTAGCGTTGACGATAGGAATGGCAATAGACGTTTCGGTGTTGATATTTGAAAAAATTAAAGAAGAAATGAGAGAGGGTACTTCGTTTAGAAAGGCTGTAAGCGATGGATTCAGCGGAACTCTAGCAGTTATATTGGATTCAAACATTACATCATTTTTGACCGGTTTAGTACTATTTTACTACGGCGGACCAAGTATCAGAGGTTTTGCGGTTGTTTTGATGGTCGGTATTGTAGCAACATTGCTTGCTGGAATATTTTTTATGAGATCAGTATTTGAATTAATACTTGATGTCTTTAATTTTAAAAAGATTAGTGTATAA
- a CDS encoding TIGR00730 family Rossman fold protein — MIFKRIGMYLKFLRSLFHLNIGVLFGMWKLTKLPQPIITIFGGSRLPIDSHYAKIIYKISQKLAAEGYSILTGGGPGIMAAANLGATEYANGNGNHHKKTISMGIGVVRLESYNKYAQDFISQPYFFTRKWLLVRNSVGFIVGPGGFGTMDELSEVLTLLQTHHMQKTPVVIIGKEYWEPMIDWVKNKALKNDLITLKDVDLISITDDPDEAVQIIKNFCLTSEATPGYCALPNKNVMK; from the coding sequence ATGATTTTTAAAAGAATTGGAATGTATCTAAAATTTTTACGTAGCTTATTTCATCTAAATATTGGAGTCCTTTTTGGAATGTGGAAACTCACAAAGCTTCCGCAACCGATCATAACAATTTTTGGCGGTTCAAGACTTCCTATCGACAGCCACTACGCAAAAATTATTTATAAAATTTCTCAAAAATTAGCGGCTGAAGGATATTCGATCTTAACAGGTGGTGGTCCTGGAATCATGGCAGCAGCAAATCTTGGTGCAACTGAATATGCAAACGGAAATGGTAATCATCATAAAAAAACAATTTCGATGGGAATAGGCGTAGTAAGACTCGAATCGTACAACAAATATGCACAAGACTTTATTAGCCAGCCATACTTCTTCACAAGAAAATGGCTCTTAGTTCGCAACTCTGTTGGTTTTATTGTTGGCCCCGGAGGTTTTGGAACAATGGACGAACTTTCTGAAGTTTTAACACTTCTTCAAACTCACCATATGCAAAAAACGCCTGTAGTTATAATAGGAAAAGAATATTGGGAACCAATGATAGATTGGGTAAAAAATAAAGCATTAAAAAACGATCTTATAACCTTAAAAGATGTAGATTTAATATCAATCACAGACGACCCGGATGAAGCTGTACAGATTATTAAAAACTTCTGCTTAACATCAGAGGCCACGCCAGGCTATTGCGCCTTGCCAAATAAAAATGTGATGAAATAA
- a CDS encoding HIT family protein, whose protein sequence is MLKVLKNKKFLGLLLFTAIFGYAVYFVQKSANSAEIFAKQREHCPFCNSKRMEWQKIYEDDLVFASLNYKPLTQGHCLVIPKRHVERSEDLTDEETLRIFQVIKKVHKAAENVFGVYSFRIVQNNGLEVGQSVTHVHYHYIPRKKDEKYSWYFAFKCFFESYPQKPLTPEQMKEPVEKMRLATEKLK, encoded by the coding sequence ATGTTGAAGGTACTCAAGAATAAGAAATTTTTAGGTTTGTTATTGTTTACTGCGATTTTTGGTTATGCAGTTTATTTTGTGCAGAAAAGTGCAAACTCTGCAGAAATTTTTGCCAAGCAAAGGGAACATTGTCCCTTCTGTAATTCAAAAAGGATGGAATGGCAAAAAATTTATGAAGATGATCTTGTTTTCGCAAGTTTAAATTATAAGCCACTTACTCAAGGTCACTGTTTAGTCATTCCCAAAAGGCATGTCGAACGCTCTGAGGATCTTACAGATGAAGAAACTCTTCGAATTTTCCAAGTTATTAAAAAAGTACACAAAGCAGCGGAAAACGTTTTTGGCGTTTATTCATTTCGTATTGTGCAAAATAACGGTTTAGAAGTAGGACAATCTGTTACTCATGTTCATTATCATTATATTCCTCGAAAAAAGGACGAAAAGTATTCTTGGTATTTTGCTTTTAAATGCTTCTTTGAAAGTTATCCACAAAAGCCACTTACTCCAGAGCAGATGAAAGAGCCGGTTGAAAAAATGAGACTAGCAACGGAAAAGCTTAAATAA
- a CDS encoding adenylate kinase, with protein sequence MISKTSIPQKLIFAIAATALFASCGNSTNKEDMKTSIENKKEILVLFGAPGSGKGTLAQRAAKELGYTTLSTGDLCRQNIEKGTDLGKTLKGYIDKGELVPDSLISDMVKVWLTEQQSSKNPIILDGYPRTKSQAETLVTLLADPNFSNLSLKVVKFAIREEEVVDRIANRLVCENKKCQAVYSLKSKKPAKEGICDLCGSKLIKRTDDNEEVVKNRFKIYSATENEILNFFSEKGISIKEISATQPVDEVYESFKKIVK encoded by the coding sequence ATGATTTCAAAAACTTCAATTCCACAAAAATTAATTTTTGCAATAGCAGCAACAGCTCTTTTTGCATCATGTGGCAACTCCACAAATAAGGAAGATATGAAAACATCAATTGAAAATAAAAAAGAAATTCTTGTACTTTTCGGCGCACCAGGAAGCGGCAAGGGCACACTTGCTCAAAGAGCAGCTAAAGAATTAGGTTATACAACCCTTTCAACCGGCGATCTTTGCAGACAAAATATCGAAAAAGGTACAGATCTTGGTAAAACATTAAAAGGTTACATCGATAAAGGCGAGCTTGTTCCAGACAGTTTAATCTCTGACATGGTAAAAGTTTGGCTTACCGAGCAGCAATCAAGTAAAAATCCAATAATTTTAGATGGATATCCAAGAACCAAATCTCAAGCAGAAACTTTGGTCACCTTGCTTGCAGATCCAAACTTTTCAAATCTCAGTTTAAAAGTTGTCAAATTTGCTATCAGAGAAGAAGAAGTTGTAGACCGAATCGCAAACAGACTCGTATGTGAAAACAAAAAGTGCCAAGCAGTTTACTCTCTCAAATCTAAAAAACCCGCCAAAGAAGGCATATGCGATCTTTGTGGATCAAAATTGATCAAACGAACTGATGATAATGAAGAAGTTGTAAAAAACAGATTCAAAATTTACAGTGCAACTGAAAACGAAATTCTAAACTTTTTCAGCGAAAAAGGAATTTCTATAAAAGAAATTTCCGCCACTCAGCCAGTTGATGAAGTTTACGAATCTTTCAAAAAGATAGTTAAATAA
- a CDS encoding glycerol-3-phosphate dehydrogenase, giving the protein MEKLVTVLGAGAWGTAFANLLAENGYNVILWAHEEEVVKNINEKSINEIFLPGIKLNSKITATSDLQKALTNSKWIFEVIPVKFLRNVLNQSKPYFNQDQTWVILSKGIEQETLFLPSQIIEDVFGPIKNKATISGPNFARDFAIKSYTATTVASNKCEIAQKLQTILSNHYFRPYLSSDLIGVQAGGAIKNLLALSLGILKGAGYSDNTIAFVLTRGLNEMSLIAEYFGGKKETIYGLSGLGDLVLTSFGKSSRNQDIGILIGEGKPLDEILKNISAIPEGINTAVSVKQIIEKNNLNLPICLGTYKMIFEKQPIEDFLKFIMSKPLTTECQ; this is encoded by the coding sequence ATGGAAAAATTAGTTACTGTTTTAGGCGCTGGCGCATGGGGCACTGCATTTGCCAATCTTTTGGCTGAAAACGGGTACAATGTAATACTTTGGGCTCACGAAGAAGAAGTAGTAAAAAATATTAATGAAAAAAGTATTAATGAAATATTTCTTCCCGGGATAAAACTAAACTCCAAAATCACAGCAACAAGCGATTTGCAAAAAGCATTAACTAATTCCAAATGGATTTTCGAAGTCATTCCTGTCAAATTTCTAAGAAATGTTTTAAACCAATCAAAACCGTATTTTAATCAAGATCAAACATGGGTAATTTTAAGTAAAGGTATAGAGCAAGAAACTTTATTTCTACCATCGCAAATTATCGAAGATGTTTTTGGACCTATAAAAAATAAAGCTACAATCAGCGGCCCAAACTTTGCACGAGATTTCGCAATCAAATCTTATACTGCAACTACTGTTGCGTCTAACAAATGTGAAATAGCTCAAAAATTACAAACTATTTTAAGCAACCACTATTTCAGACCTTATTTATCTTCAGATTTGATAGGAGTGCAAGCCGGCGGAGCTATTAAAAATTTACTTGCATTGTCACTAGGAATACTAAAAGGTGCTGGATATTCTGACAACACTATCGCATTTGTATTAACCCGCGGATTAAACGAAATGAGCTTGATAGCAGAGTATTTTGGCGGTAAAAAAGAAACTATTTATGGTTTGTCGGGACTTGGTGATTTAGTTTTAACATCTTTTGGCAAATCAAGCAGAAACCAAGATATCGGAATATTAATAGGGGAAGGAAAACCTCTCGATGAAATCTTAAAAAATATATCCGCTATTCCCGAAGGTATAAATACAGCAGTTTCTGTAAAACAAATCATCGAAAAAAATAATTTAAATTTACCTATCTGCCTTGGCACATACAAAATGATATTTGAAAAACAACCTATCGAAGATTTCTTAAAATTTATTATGAGCAAACCATTAACTACTGAATGTCAATGA
- the plsY gene encoding acyl-phosphate glycerol 3-phosphate acyltransferase, with product MILIISFVILGYFVGSIPTGYLFTNYLFGVDITQKGSGNIGATNVARIFGKKFFFLIFFLDAGKAFLFLLLCRYFVCDFNFLFLIAVFILLGNAYSPFLRFRGGKGVATSFGLLLFLYPLYLLLPAVWVWIFIFALSKRVDISSLFSFLFILIFSLFIVSPLSYDFIFLLFVFIFVSFRHVSNIKNLLKNFGVKS from the coding sequence ATGATATTGATAATAAGTTTTGTGATTTTGGGATATTTTGTTGGATCAATCCCAACTGGATATTTGTTTACCAATTATTTATTTGGAGTTGATATAACGCAAAAAGGTTCTGGAAATATTGGAGCTACAAATGTGGCGCGAATTTTTGGCAAAAAATTTTTCTTTTTAATATTTTTTTTAGACGCAGGTAAAGCATTTCTTTTTTTGTTGTTATGTCGTTATTTTGTTTGTGATTTTAATTTTCTGTTTTTAATTGCGGTCTTTATTTTGCTGGGAAATGCTTATTCACCATTTTTGCGGTTTAGAGGTGGTAAGGGTGTTGCTACATCTTTTGGTTTACTGCTTTTTTTATATCCTCTATATCTTTTATTACCAGCTGTTTGGGTTTGGATTTTTATTTTTGCATTGAGCAAAAGGGTTGATATATCTTCACTGTTTTCTTTTTTGTTCATTTTGATTTTTTCCTTATTTATCGTTTCACCATTATCTTATGATTTTATATTTTTACTTTTTGTGTTTATTTTTGTTTCTTTTCGACATGTTTCAAATATTAAAAATTTATTGAAAAATTTTGGAGTCAAATCATGA
- the uppS gene encoding di-trans,poly-cis-decaprenylcistransferase has product MQHLAMIMDGNRRWAKANKLQVFKGHEKGAEAIKTAVNFCLKENIPYLSLYTFSLENFNRSEEEKNYLFSILAKRLRERLPYFIENEVRVRFIGERSFFPQQTLEFINEAETKTANFNKLNLNFLFCYGSRQEILNATQIIAHKVKNNELDPKDITAKMFESNFWMAGVPDPEIIIRTGGENRLSNFLIYQGAYSELMPLDICWPEISENILLQCKERFDSIKRNFGK; this is encoded by the coding sequence ATGCAACATCTCGCAATGATAATGGATGGCAATCGTCGCTGGGCAAAAGCAAATAAACTTCAAGTTTTTAAAGGTCACGAAAAAGGAGCAGAGGCTATCAAAACTGCTGTAAACTTTTGTCTTAAAGAAAATATTCCCTACTTATCCCTTTACACATTTTCTTTGGAAAATTTCAATCGATCAGAAGAAGAAAAAAATTATCTATTTTCAATACTTGCAAAAAGACTAAGAGAGCGGCTTCCTTATTTTATCGAAAATGAAGTTCGCGTCCGCTTCATCGGAGAACGAAGTTTTTTCCCTCAGCAAACATTAGAATTTATTAATGAAGCAGAAACGAAAACAGCTAATTTCAACAAATTAAATTTAAATTTTCTTTTTTGTTATGGCTCAAGACAGGAAATATTAAACGCTACCCAAATAATTGCGCACAAAGTAAAAAATAATGAATTAGATCCAAAAGATATCACTGCCAAAATGTTTGAAAGTAATTTTTGGATGGCAGGCGTTCCAGATCCAGAAATTATTATTAGAACTGGTGGTGAAAATAGACTTAGTAATTTTTTAATATATCAAGGCGCATACAGTGAATTAATGCCACTTGATATTTGCTGGCCTGAAATTTCAGAAAATATTTTGTTACAATGCAAAGAGCGGTTTGATTCTATAAAAAGAAATTTTGGAAAGTAA
- the mvk gene encoding mevalonate kinase, translating to MSATGFGFGKIIIFNEHFVVYGSPAIASPIEQGCFVTLSTTNENNNPNNDVWQIQKSVIQKYLQILNINAKNELNVSVQTSLIPAAGMGASAAFCVASARAISNFFSLNLTDEQINDLSFEGEKIFHGNPSGIDNTVSTFGKPIWFEKKENILTENLKIKNALHIVIGFSGESGNTKDAVAKVATWKNSNLRKFNFLLERSKNLILRGREALADDDLEKVGRLMNENHKLLVEIGVSTPKLEKLIAIAKDSGALGAKITGSGCGGCIVALASNEGDQDKIDQSFLSFGFKSIKTKIRENL from the coding sequence ATGTCTGCAACCGGATTTGGTTTTGGCAAAATTATTATTTTCAATGAACATTTTGTAGTTTATGGATCCCCTGCAATTGCAAGCCCCATAGAACAAGGATGCTTTGTAACATTAAGTACAACTAACGAAAACAATAATCCAAATAATGATGTGTGGCAAATTCAAAAATCTGTAATCCAAAAATATCTACAAATTCTAAATATTAATGCAAAAAATGAGCTAAATGTTTCTGTGCAAACATCATTAATACCTGCCGCGGGTATGGGCGCAAGCGCGGCTTTTTGTGTTGCAAGCGCAAGAGCGATTTCTAATTTTTTTAGTCTCAATTTAACAGATGAACAAATAAATGATCTTAGCTTTGAAGGAGAGAAAATCTTTCATGGTAATCCTTCAGGCATTGATAATACAGTTTCAACGTTTGGAAAACCAATTTGGTTTGAAAAAAAAGAAAATATTTTGACTGAAAATTTAAAAATTAAAAATGCTCTGCATATTGTGATTGGATTTAGCGGTGAATCTGGTAATACAAAAGATGCGGTTGCAAAAGTTGCGACTTGGAAAAATAGTAATTTGAGAAAATTTAATTTTTTGCTCGAGCGGTCAAAAAATTTAATATTGCGTGGTAGAGAAGCTTTAGCTGATGATGATTTAGAAAAAGTTGGTAGATTGATGAATGAAAATCATAAGTTGCTTGTGGAGATTGGCGTGTCAACTCCAAAGTTAGAAAAGTTGATTGCGATTGCAAAAGACAGTGGAGCTTTGGGTGCAAAAATTACAGGAAGCGGTTGCGGCGGATGTATTGTTGCATTAGCTTCAAACGAAGGTGATCAAGATAAAATTGATCAATCTTTTTTAAGTTTTGGTTTTAAATCTATCAAAACAAAAATAAGGGAAAATTTATGA
- a CDS encoding DNA ligase encodes MKFKFVTESFEQIEKESSRTSITKMIAELLKKSSPQEAAIISYLALGELRPSYQGTQFHVAEKSLINVIAAALNKSVATVKTYLKKIGDLGLVFVEFGFSGQHQENLFEDSHKKDLSVLEVYEKLNSVLDISGTGSQDKKENEILHLLKILDPISAKYILRIIVGKLRLGFSDMTLLDAFSWMESGDKSLRVKLEDAYNVSADIGLIIKTLKEDGIKGIEKMKIIPGVPIRPAAAERLANAKAIFAKLGPCVAQPKFDGFRLQVHKFKHKGKVEVRFFSRNLQDMSHMFPELTEAVKNMQIDSFVAEGEAISFDVETGTFLPFQETVKRRRKYEVEKFSQDFPLKLFLFDLLYFEGESILNKEYKYRRAELKNLISKVSKDAHAIIELTEEKKMDSAQEMEQFFHENISDGLEGIVVKKLDAIYQPGKRNFNWVKLKREEAGHLEDTIDCVILGYNAGHGKRAHFGLGAFLVGVFNPKKDIFQTVAKIGTGLSDQEWKDLKKKCDEFEVANKPKNVDCKKELYPDIWVSPEIVCAIRADEITISPIHTAGSVEAIKTHEGFALRFPRIMGYRPDKSATDATTVEELKHLFDIQFKSEKKNKKK; translated from the coding sequence ATGAAGTTTAAATTTGTTACAGAAAGTTTTGAGCAGATTGAAAAAGAGAGTTCTAGAACTTCTATAACCAAAATGATCGCAGAGCTTTTGAAAAAATCTTCACCACAGGAAGCTGCTATTATTTCGTATCTTGCGCTTGGTGAGTTACGCCCATCTTACCAGGGTACACAGTTTCATGTTGCAGAAAAAAGTTTGATAAATGTTATCGCTGCTGCGTTAAACAAATCTGTAGCAACGGTAAAAACTTATTTAAAAAAGATAGGGGATTTAGGGCTTGTTTTTGTGGAATTTGGTTTTTCAGGGCAGCATCAAGAAAATCTTTTTGAAGATAGTCACAAAAAAGACCTTTCTGTTTTAGAAGTTTATGAAAAATTAAATTCGGTTTTAGATATTTCTGGAACAGGTTCTCAGGATAAAAAAGAGAATGAAATTTTGCATCTTTTAAAAATTTTAGATCCAATATCTGCCAAATATATATTGCGAATTATTGTCGGTAAATTGCGTTTGGGTTTTTCTGATATGACCCTGCTCGATGCTTTTTCGTGGATGGAGAGTGGCGATAAATCGCTGCGTGTAAAACTTGAAGATGCGTACAATGTTTCTGCAGATATCGGTTTGATTATCAAAACATTAAAGGAAGACGGAATAAAGGGAATTGAAAAGATGAAAATTATTCCTGGAGTTCCGATCCGACCCGCTGCTGCAGAGCGACTTGCAAATGCAAAAGCTATTTTTGCAAAATTGGGTCCGTGTGTAGCGCAGCCAAAATTTGATGGCTTTAGATTGCAAGTGCACAAGTTTAAACACAAAGGCAAAGTCGAAGTACGATTTTTTTCTCGCAATTTGCAGGATATGTCACATATGTTTCCCGAGCTTACGGAAGCTGTCAAAAATATGCAAATAGATAGTTTTGTAGCAGAGGGTGAAGCCATTTCATTTGACGTAGAAACGGGTACGTTTTTGCCATTTCAGGAAACGGTTAAGCGAAGAAGAAAATACGAGGTTGAAAAATTTTCGCAAGATTTTCCACTTAAGTTATTTTTGTTTGATCTGCTTTATTTCGAGGGTGAATCTATTTTGAACAAAGAGTATAAGTATCGTAGAGCAGAGCTTAAAAATTTGATTTCCAAAGTATCAAAAGATGCGCATGCGATTATTGAGCTTACTGAGGAAAAAAAGATGGATTCGGCGCAAGAGATGGAACAATTTTTTCACGAAAATATTTCGGATGGACTTGAAGGCATCGTTGTGAAAAAACTTGATGCTATTTATCAACCGGGAAAGCGCAATTTCAATTGGGTAAAGCTTAAACGTGAAGAAGCTGGGCATTTGGAAGATACGATCGATTGCGTAATTTTGGGATATAATGCGGGTCATGGTAAGCGCGCACATTTTGGTTTGGGTGCGTTTTTGGTTGGTGTTTTCAATCCCAAAAAAGATATTTTTCAAACTGTGGCAAAGATTGGAACTGGACTTTCGGATCAGGAGTGGAAAGATTTGAAAAAGAAATGTGACGAATTTGAAGTAGCAAATAAACCCAAAAATGTTGATTGTAAAAAAGAGCTTTATCCAGATATTTGGGTTTCACCTGAGATTGTTTGCGCAATCAGAGCGGATGAGATAACTATTTCACCTATTCATACCGCAGGTTCTGTAGAAGCAATAAAAACACATGAGGGTTTTGCTTTGCGCTTCCCTAGGATCATGGGGTATCGCCCAGACAAATCTGCAACCGATGCAACAACTGTGGAAGAGTTAAAACATCTTTTTGATATTCAATTTAAATCTGAAAAGAAAAACAAAAAGAAGTGA